CGGCGCGCAAGCGCTGACAAGCCGGCGTCATCCATGACATCGCGGATGTATTCATAGCCACCTATATATCCAAGATAGGCGAGCAGCGAATGAGCCCCGTTCAGCATGCGAAGCTTCATCTTCTCGTAGGCCGAGACTTCCTCGACCATCAACACGCCAGCCTTCTCCCAGGCTGGGCGGCCATTGGCGAAATGGTCTTCGATCACCCATTGCGTGAATGGCTCGGTCTCGATCGCCGCAAGATCCTGCTGCCCCGTCAGGCGCTCGGCATCGGCATAGGTAACATCGGTACTGGCGGGGGTGATGCGATCGACCATCGTTGAGGGAAAGGGCACGGTCTGTTCGATCCAGTCGTGCAGCGAAGGGTCGACCCGGCTCGCAAATTCAAGAACCAGACGCTTGAGGACTGCGCCGTTGCCCGGCAGGTTATCGCAACTCAGCGGCGTGAAGGGCGCGATGCCCTTTTTACGCCGGCGAGACAAGCCTTCGACAAGATAGCCGACGACGCCGCGCGGCGTATGCGGATGGATAAGATCGGCGGCGATGTCTGGATGGTTGAGATCGAGGCCGCCGGTAAGGGTATCCAGGCCATAGGCCTTCTCCGTCACCGTCAGGCTGACGATGCGAATTCCCGGATCTTCCAGGCGAGCAAGCAACACTGCCGGTTGGCGCGTTGCGACATGGGCCTTCAGGATCGGGCCGATCACTTGCGCTGTCGTTGCCGACGTATCGCGGATCAGCATCGTATACAGGCCGTTCTGCTCGTTCAGGTGATCGGCGACATCGGCGGTGCGCAGGCTTGCGACTTCAATGCCCCAGTCGCCGTAGGCGGCCGCAAGTGCGGCATCGGTAAAAGGTGCAAAATGCGCGCGGAAGAAGGCCCCCGGGCCGAGATGCAGGATGCCGCTTTTCAGCTTGCTTCGGTCATAGGCAGGAAGCTTTGCCGTCGGCGCGAGGCCCGTCAGGTTTTGCAGTCGCTTGGTCACAGCTTGTATGCCTTCTTCGCATTGTCGTAGGAAAGCGCGCGCGCGACGATCTCGGCATCCTTCTTTGAAATCCGGTGCTCGGCTGCGAGCTGCGCGAGGAAGCGGCAGACCTCGCGACGCCAGACGTCGTGGCGGGCGGGGATTGAAAGCAGTGCGCGCGTATCGTCGTTGAAGCCGGCGAGATTGGCAAAGCCGGCCGTTTCAACGACCTGGTCAAGATAGCGGCGAATGCCGTTCGGGCTGTCATGGAACCACCAGGGTGGACCGATCATCAGGCACTCCCAGTGCCCGGCCATCGGTGCCAGTTCGCGGGCATAGGTCGTCTCGTCGAGCGTGAAGAGCAAAACCCTCAGACCGGGCGCATGGCCGTATTTTGACAGCATGGCGTTCAGACCGCCGACCCAGTCTGTGCGTGTGGGAATGTCGGCGCCCATGTTCGGGCCGCGCGTCTGGAATAGTCCGCTGTCGGTGTTTCGGCGGGAGCCGGCATGAATCTGCATCACCATGCCGTCTTCGGCCGAGAGGCCTGCCATCTCCGTCATCATCAGGCCACGGAAAAGCTCGGCATCTGACCCAGAAAGAGGTCCGCTCAGGGCTTTGTCGAGCAGCGCCTGCTTGTCGGCAAGCGGCAGATCTGCCGTAAAGGCCGTCGGCACCCCGTGGTCCGTGG
Above is a window of Rhizobium etli 8C-3 DNA encoding:
- a CDS encoding mannitol dehydrogenase family protein, whose amino-acid sequence is MTKRLQNLTGLAPTAKLPAYDRSKLKSGILHLGPGAFFRAHFAPFTDAALAAAYGDWGIEVASLRTADVADHLNEQNGLYTMLIRDTSATTAQVIGPILKAHVATRQPAVLLARLEDPGIRIVSLTVTEKAYGLDTLTGGLDLNHPDIAADLIHPHTPRGVVGYLVEGLSRRRKKGIAPFTPLSCDNLPGNGAVLKRLVLEFASRVDPSLHDWIEQTVPFPSTMVDRITPASTDVTYADAERLTGQQDLAAIETEPFTQWVIEDHFANGRPAWEKAGVLMVEEVSAYEKMKLRMLNGAHSLLAYLGYIGGYEYIRDVMDDAGLSALARRHMSAAAATLDPVPGINLEHYAEELIARFQNKAIAHRTYQIAMDGTQKLPQRLLEPATEALAHGSKAETYAIAVAAWMRYALGIDRNGKTYELRDPRAGEIADILRDVPRNGAAVATALFSLPGLFPAGLAKNAAWTEDVANKLEILIQDNRLPLI